In the Paralichthys olivaceus isolate ysfri-2021 chromosome 15, ASM2471397v2, whole genome shotgun sequence genome, one interval contains:
- the supt6h gene encoding transcription elongation factor SPT6 encodes MSDFIESEAEESEEEFEEKDLKPKKTQRFMEEDDEEEEENTEDQDERGNLRGLIDDGDEEGEEGEEGEEAEKSGSGAGSDSEEEVRHRRKKRNYDDYLDDDDLDLIEENLGVKVKRRKKKYDRVKTLDDDDDDEKDLIADEIFHGDGDGELEEGEAVDEPLQHADDDEEGEDEESDIGDFIVDDDGQPISKKRGKKFPGYTDTALQEAQEIFGGDFDFADFDADAYDQGEEEEEDQDEEGWDRPKKQTKRRQGRKSIFEIYEPSELESSHMTDQDNEIRTTDMPERFQLRSIPVKPAEDDELEEEAEWIFRHGFSTLTISMQESTDYLDRGTTTNFSRKGPSTIAKIKEALNFMRNQQFEVPFIAFYRKEYVEPELNINDLWKVWQWDEKWTQLKTRKQNLTRLFQKMQSYQFEQISADPDKPLADGIRPLDTADMERLKDVQTLEELGDVYNHFLLYYGRDIPKMQNSAKTSKKRLRKIKEVSEDGEEEELEVEEEEEQKGPDLKLASRRDMYSICQSVGLDGLAKKFGLTPEQFGENLRDSYQRHETEQFPAEPVELAKDYVCSQFTTPEAVLEGTRYMVAMQIAREPLVRHVLRQTFQERAKINIKPTKKGKKEVDEAHFAYSFKYLKNKAVKELNGDQFLKMCLAEDEGLLSIDICIDLIGVKGYTGDQTYFDEIKQFYYRDEFSHQVQEWNRQRTLAIERALNQFLYPQMAKELKSKLISEAKESTIRSCCRRLYNWLKVASYRPDQQVEEDDDLMDESQGKGIRVLGVAYAPSRDTPVFCALINGEGEVVDFLRLPYFMKRRNAFREDEREKKAHDIESLKKFLSSKKPHVVAVAGENRDAQMIMEDIKRTISELEQESSLPAVGVELIDNELATLYMNSKKSEVDFRDYPPLLRQAVSIARKIQDPLVEYAQVCSTDEDILCLKLHPLQEHVVKEDLLSALYCEFINRVNEVGVDVNRAIAHPHTQSLVQYVCGLGPRKGSHLLKILKQNNTRLENRTQLVTMCHMGPKVFINCAGFIKIDTASLGDSTDSYIEVLDGSRVHPETYEWARKMAVDALEYDESAEDANPAGALEEILENPERLKDLDLDAFAEELERQGYGNKGITLYDIRAELSCRYKDLRVPYRVPNTEEVFNLLTKETPETFYIGKLITSIVTGIAHRRPQGESYDQAIRNDSTGLWQCPFCQQDNFPELSEVWNHFDSGSCPGQAIGVRSRLDNGVQGFIPTKFLSDKVVKHPEERVKVGMTVHCRIMKIDIEKFSVDLTCRTSDLMDKGNEWKLPKDSYYDFDTESEDQKQEEEFKKKQQRTPYIKRVIAHPNFHNISFNQAEKMMETLDQGDLIIRPSSKGENHLTVTWKVSDGIYQHVDVREEGKENAFSLGHTLWINSEEFEDLDEITARYIQPMASFARDLLGHKYFQECNGGSKEKMEELLVRTKREKPTFIPYFVSACKELPGKFILGYQPRGKPRVEYVTITPDGFRYRSQIFATVNGLFRWFKDHYQEPVPGITPSNSSRTRTPASLNATPANINIADLTRAVNALPRNMTSQMFSAIAAVTGQGQNPNTTPAQWGSSQYGYGGSTGGGGGSSSAYHVFATPQQPIATPMMTPSYSYTTPSQQALGTPQYPSSTPQSSHSHTHGPPHMSHHSHHGHHSSHHGHSSGTPSSSTSSRGRTPQQQQQPSQPQQPQQPQQQPQQPKPSGSNASAVDWGKMAEQWLKEKEAEGRKKTQRMTPRPSPSPMIESTPMSIAGDATPLLDEMDR; translated from the exons ATTATGATGACTAcctggatgatgatgatcttGACCTTATTGAAGAAAACCTGGGTGTTAAAGTGAAAAGGAGG aaGAAGAAATATGACCGTGTAAAAACACTggacgatgatgatgacgatgagaAAGACCTCATTGCAGATGAGATCTTTCATGGGGATGGAGATGGTGAGCTGGAGGAAGGAGAAGCTGTGGATGAGCCTCTCCAACATGCAGATGACgatgaagagggagaggacGAGGAGTCAG ATATAGGCGACTTTATTGTAGATGATGATGGACAGCCCATCTCTAAAAAGAGGGGGAAGAAGTTCCCAGGATACACAGATAC AGCCCTCCAGGAGGCCCAGGAAATTTTCGGTGGCGATTTTGACTTCGCCGACTTTGATGCGGATGCCTACGAccagggtgaggaggaggaagaggaccaGGATGAGGAGGGCTGGGACCGACCTAAGAAACAAACTAAGAGGAGGCAGGGGAGGAAGAGTATCTTTGAGATCTATGAGCCCAGTGAGCTGGAAAGTAGTCACATGACCGACCAGGATAATGAGATCCGGACAACAGACATGCCCGAGAGgttccag TTACGCTCCATCCCGGTGAAACCGGCTGAGGATgatgagctggaggaggaagccGAGTGGATCTTCAGACATGGCTTCTCCACTCTTACTATATCCATGCAG GAGAGCACAGATTACCTAGACAGGGGGACAACCACAAACTTCAGCAGGAAAGGTCCCAGCACAATTGCCAAGATAAAAGAGGCCCTCAACTTTATGAGGAATCAACAATTTGAG gTTCCCTTCATAGCTTTTTACAGGAAAGAATATGTGGAACCAGAGTTAAACATCAATGACCTGTGGAAGGTGTGGCAGTGGGATGAAAAG TGGACTCAGCTGAAGACCCGGAAGCAGAACCTGACCCGTCTGTTTCAGAAGATGCAGTCCTACCAGTTTGAGCAGATCTCTGCTGACCCTGACAAACCTTTGGCCGACGGCATCCGTCCTCTGGACACTGCTGACATGGAGAG GCTGAAAGATGTGCAGACTCTTGAAGAGCTGGGCGATGTGTACAACCACTTTCTGCTCTACTATGGCCGAGACATCCCCAAGATGCAGAACTCTGCCAAAACCAGCAAGAAGAGGCTCAGGAAGATCAAGGAAGTGTCAGAGGATG gtgaagaagaagaattggaggtagaggaagaagaagaacagaaaggACCTGACCTTAAGCTAGCATCTCGTCGAGATATGTACAGCATCTGTCAGAGTGTAGGACTTG ATGGTTTGGCCAAAAAGTTTGGTTTAACTCCAGAGCAGTTTGGAGAAAATCTGAGAGACAGTTACCAGCGTCACGAGACAGAACAATTCCCTGCTGAGCCTGTAGAACTGGCCAAAGATTATGTGTGCAGTCAGTTCACCACTCCTGAGGCAGTGCTGGAAGGAACCAGGTACATGGTGGCCATGCAAATTGCTCGGGAACCTCTAGTCAGACATGTTCTCCGACAGACCTTCCAGGAGAGGGCCAAGATCAACATCAAACCTACAAAGAAGGGCAAAAAG GAGGTAGATGAGGCTCATTTTGCCTACTCCTTCAAGTATCTTAAGAACAAGGCTGTAAAAGAGCTGAATGGGGATCAGTTCTTGAAGATGTGCCTGGCAGAGGACGAGGGGCTGCTCTCCATTGACATCTGTATCGACCTTATAGGGGTCAAAGG ATATACTGGGGACCAGACATACTTTGACGAGATCAAACAGTTCTACTACAGGGATGAGTTCAGTCACCAGGTGCAGGAGTGGAACAGGCAGCGAACTTTAGCCATAGAGAGAGCTCTCAATCAGTTCCTCTATCCTCAGATGGCCAAGGAGCTCAAGAGCAAACTGATCTCTGAGGCCAAAGAAAGCACCATCAGG TCCTGCTGTCGCCGGCTGTACAACTGGCTGAAGGTGGCTTCTTACAGGCCAGATCAGCAGGTTGAGGAAGACGACGATCTGATGGATGAGAGTCAGGGCAAAGGAATTCGGGTACTGGGTGTAGCGTACGCACCGAGCAG AGATACACCAGTTTTCTGCGCTCTGATTAACGGGGAAGGAGAGGTGGTGGATTTCCTGCGTCTGCCCTACTTCATGAAGAGGAGGAATGCTTTcagggaggatgagagagagaagaag GCCCACGACATTGAGAGTCTCAAGAAGTTTCTGTCCAGCAAGAAGCCTCATGTTGTAGCTGTTGCTGGAGAAAACCG aGATGCCCAAATGATCATGGAGGACATCAAGAGGACCATCAGCGAGCTTGAACAAGAGTCCTCTCTGCCTGCTGTGGGAGTGGAACTGATTGACAATGAACTGGCCACGTTGTACATGAACAGCAAGAAGTCTGAG GTCGATTTTAGGGATTACCCTCCCTTGCTGCGACAGGCCGTGTCGATAGCCAGAAAGATTCAGGATCCCCTGGTGGAGTACGCTCAGGTCTGCAGCACGGACGAAGATATTCTCTGCCTCAAACTTCACCCGTTACAG gAACATGTGGTGAAGGAGGATTTGCTTTCTGCTCTTTACTGTGAATTCATCAACCGTGTCAATGAGGTTGGAGTGGATGTGAATAGGGCGATCGCTCATCCTCACACTCAGAGCCTGGTCCAGTATGTCTGTGGTTTGGGACCAAGGAAGGGCTCCCACCTCCTTAAG ATTCTGAAGCAGAACAACACTCGTCTGGAAAACAGAACCCAGCTGGTCACAATGTGTCACATGGGACCAAAGGTTTTTATCAATTGTGCTGGTTTCATCAAGATCGACACTGCATCCCTTGGAGACAG TACGGACTCCTACATCGAGGTTCTGGACGGGTCTCGTGTCCACCCTGAGACATACGAGTGGGCTCGTAAGATGGCTGTAGATGCCCTCGAGTATGACGAGTCAGCAGAGGACGCTAACCCAGCTGGCGCTCTGGAGGAAATCTTAGAAAATCCAGAACGTCTCAAAGATCTGGACCTGGATGCCTTCGCTgaagagctggagagacag GGTTACGGCAACAAGGGAATCACTCTGTATGATATCCGTGCAGAGCTTAGCTGCAGGTACAAAGACCTGAGAGTTCCCTACAGAGTCCCCAACACTGAGGAAGTCTTCAACTTGCTCACCAAGGAGACGCCAGAGACCTTTTATATCG GTAAGCTGATCACCAGTATAGTGACTGGTATCGCTCACCGGCGGCCTCAGGGCGAAAGCTATGACCAGGCCATACGTAACGATTCTACAGGTCTGTGGCAGTGTCCCTTCTGCCAGCAGGACAACTTCCCTGAGCTCAGCGAG GTGTGGAATCACTTCGACAGTGGTTCGTGTCCAGGTCAGGCCATTGGGGTGCGGTCCAGATTAGATAACGGCGTCCAGGGATTCATACCAACCAAGTTTTTGAGTGACAAAGTTGTGAAACACCCCGAGGAGAGGGTCAAG GTGGGCATGACGGTCCACTGCCGCATCATGAAAATCGACATTGAAAAATTCAGTGTTGACCTCACATGCCGCACGTCAGATTTGATGGACAAGGGCAATGAGTGGAAGCTTCCCAAGGACAGCTACTATGACTTTGACACAGAGTCTGAGGACcaaaaacaggaggaggagttcaaaaagaaacaacaacgAACAC CATATATAAAGCGTGTGATTGCCCACCCCAACTTCCACAATATTAGTTTCAACCAGGCGGAGAAGATGATGGAGACCCTGGACCAGGGAGACTTGATCATCAGACCGAGCAGCAAGGGAGAGAaccacctcaccgtcacctggAAA GTGTCTGACGGTATCTACCAGCACGTGGACGTGAGAGAAGAAGGCAAAGAGAATGCATTCAGCTTAGGACACACTCTCTGGATCAACAGTGAA GAATTTGAAGATCTGGATGAAATCACTGCTCGGTACATTCAGCCAATGGCTTCATTTGCCCGGGATCTTCTGGGGCATAAGTACTTCCAGGAGTGCAATGGGGGAAGCAAGGAG aaaatggaGGAGTTACTTGTCAGGACAAAGAGGGAGAAGCCTACTTTTATTCCTTACTTTGTTTCGGCTTGTAAAGAATTGCCCGGAAAGTTCATCCTGGGCTATCAGCCTCGCGGAAAACCACG GGTTGAGTATGTCACCATCACCCCAGATGGCTTCCGCTACCGCTCCCAGATATTTGCTACAGTTAACGGACTATTCCGTTGGTTTAAGGACCATTACCAGGAGCCTGTACCAG GCATCACTCCCAGCAACAGCAGCCGAACAAGGACGCCTGCATCCCTAAACGCCACCCCTGCCAATATCAACATTGCAG ACTTGACACGAGCTGTCAACGCCCTCCCACGCAACATGACCTCTCAGATGTTCAGTGCCATCGCTGCAGTCACAGGCCAGGGCCAGAACCCCAACACCACCCCCGCACAGTGGGGCTCCAGCCAGTACGGTTATGGTGGcagcacaggaggaggaggagggagctcCTCTGCTTATCAT GTATTTGCCACACCTCAACAGCCCATCGCGACGCCCATGATGACACCCAGCTACTCCTACACCACACCGAGCCAGCAAGCACTGGGCACTCCCCAGTACCCCAGCTCCACCCCCCAGTCCtcccactctcacacacacggcCCCCCACACATGTCACACCACAGCCACCACGGCCATCACAGCAGTCACCACGGGCACTCGTCCGGCACGCCGTCATCCTCCACATCATCCAGAGGACGGACGccgcaacaacaacaacagccgtCACAGCCGCAACAgccacagcagccacagcagcagccacagcagccaAA GCCAAGCGGAAGCAACGCCTCTGCCGTGGACTGGGGCAAGATGGCGGAACAGTGGCTGAAGGAGAAAGAAGCAGAGGGGCGGAAGAAAACCCAGAGGATGACGCCGCGGCCATCACCCAGCCCCATGATCGAGAGCACACCCATGTCCATCGCCGGAGACGCCACACCTCTGCTTGATGAAATGGACCGATAG
- the LOC109635760 gene encoding ras-related protein Rab-34-like: MKSVSALRKSGSLKTCVCVCLCVSVCMRVCACMLIHYSSMLPPVKKDRIITHLPKCFSQNAALHTKDGFHPQVKAVCQVQKSGTVSFSIAKVIVVGDVSVGKTCLISSFCKGNFDKNYKATIGVDFEMERFEVLGVPFSLQLWDTAGQERFKCIASTYYRGAQAIIVVFDLSSVSSLAHARQWLEDAMKDNDPSSVLLFLVGTKKDLSSPDQLAQIEQEAIRLSEEIKAEYWAVSSKSGDGIRDFFFRVASLTFEANVLSELEKLGSRNVGDIIRLTNSTEANHTPAKRRSNCC, from the exons atgaaaaGTGTGTCTGCTCTCAGGAAGAGTGGCAGCTTGAAgacctgcgtgtgtgtgtgtctgtgtgtgtctgtgtgtatgcgtgtgtgtgcatgtatgttgaTCCACTACAGCAGCATGTTGCCACCTGTAAAGAAGGACCGAATTATTACTCACCTCCCAAAA tgttttagTCAAAATGCTGCGCTGCACACCAAAGATGGCTTCCACCCGCAGGTCAAGGCTGTTTGTCAGGTACAGAAGTCAGGCACGGTGAG CTTCAGTATCGCCAAGGTCATCGTGGTGGGAGATGTCTCAGTTGGAAAAACGTGTCTGATCAGCAG TTTCTGTAAGGGCAACTTTGATAAGAACTACAAAGCGACCATCGGAGTGGATTTTGAGATGGAGCGCTTCGAGGTGCTCGGCGTCCCCTTCAGTTTACAGCT GTGGGACACAGCGGGTCAGGAACGCTTCAAGTGCATCGCCTCCACCTATTACAGAGGAGCACAAG CCATTATCGTGGTGTTTGACCTCAGCAGTGTGAGCTCATTAGCTCATGCCAG gcagtgGCTTGAGGACGCCATGAAAGACAACGACCCGTCCAGTGTTTTACTTTTCCTCGTCGGTACCAAGAAGGACCTCAGT TCTCCTGATCAGTTGGCTCAAATCGAGCAGGAAGCCATCAGACTCTCGGAGGAAATCAAGGCAGAGTACTGGGCCGTGTCTTCAAAGTCAG GAGATGGCATCAGGGATTTCTTCTTCCGCGTGGCCTCTCTGACCTTCGAGGCCAACGTTTTGTCTGAACTGGAGAAATTGGGGTCGAGGAACGtgggtgacatcatca GGCTCACCAACAGCACAGAGGCCAATCACACCCCAGCCAAGAGGAGATCCAACTGCTGCTGA